In Sphaeramia orbicularis chromosome 3, fSphaOr1.1, whole genome shotgun sequence, a genomic segment contains:
- the LOC115417185 gene encoding aminopeptidase N-like gives MQPIDARKAFPCFDEPAMKAVFHLTLIHPHGTVALSNSLNYEPVNVTIEGQNLIQTSFRPTEVMSSYLLAFVVCEFDYISSISDTGVLIRIWARRKAIAEGQGNYALNKTGPILSFFEDYYDIPYPLNKSDQIALPDFSAGAMENWGLITYRETALLYNPPKQHFQILLFLMYNQVNAISTACSSEVKSCMELTTGWFRDWMKNPTNNMIPANLRSTVYCNAIKAGGVEEWDFAWSMYKNATIAAEAEKLMSALSCTTQPWLLNSGGLSLNTLEGMCSLFSA, from the exons ATGCAGCCAATAGATGCCAGGAAAGCTTTTCCCTGCTTTGATGAACCTGCTATGAAAGCTGTCTTCCACTTGACTCTCATTCACCCTCATGGAACTGTGGCTTTGTCCAACTCCTTGAACTACG AGCCTGTCAATGTCACTATAGAGGGCCAGAATTTAATCCAGACAAGCTTCAGACCCACTGAGGTCATGTCAAGTTACTTGCTGGCATTTGTTGTATGTGAGTTTGACTACATCAGCTCAATCTCAGATACAGGCGTTTTG ATCAGGATCTGGGCTCGTAGGAAGGCCATAGCAGAGGGCCAGGGAAACTATGCCCTTAACAAAACCGGACCAATACTGTCATTCTTTGAGGATTACTATGACATTCCCTACCCACTGAACAAGTCAG ATCAAATTGCTCTGCCTGACTTCAGTGCTGGAGCCATGGAGAACTGGGGCCTGATCACTTACAGAGAGACTGCCCTCCTATATAATCCTCCAAAACAGCATTTCCAGATCTTATTGTTCCTAAT GTACAACCAGGTGAATGCTATCTCCACAGCGTGCAGCAGTGAAGTCAAAAGCTGTATGGAACTCACCACTGGCTGGTTCAGAGACTGGATGAAGAACCCCACTAACaacat GATTCCTGCCAACTTGAGGTCCACAGTCTACTGCAATGCAATTAAAgcaggaggagtggaggagtgggACTTTGCATGGTCTATGTACAAAAACGCTACCATCGCCGCAGAGGCTGAAAAACTGATGTCTGCTTTGTCCTGTACTACACAGCCCTGGCTGCTGAACAG TGGGGGTCTTTCCTTAAACACTTTAGAGGGGATGTGCTCCCTGTTTAGCGCCTAG
- the LOC115417184 gene encoding mesoderm posterior protein 1-like: MDTSSVLDYSLQYQWCSDSDLSSISSPETLSPVSSMDSSLSPSYQQLPQSTPKAVKTGYSQNLTSLPCSLSKGGRKAGRARTTRIRSKQRESASEKEKLRMRDLTKALHHLRSYLPPSVAPAGQTLTKIETLRLTIRYISYLSAQLGLSEEVLFQRREQGDMSASGASSPDILSYFQHSSIGSQEAQLQNQSLNQGLYTAQCHSQPASMHSGNCGFGMTLDQYSRQYSEAPQGDISMDTVLQSPSSSQPSCQMCGKDFCHPLVPREYWG; the protein is encoded by the exons ATGGATACCTCCTCGGTCCTCGACTACAGCCTTCAGTACCAGTGGTGCTCCGACTCGGACCTCTCCAGCATCTCCTCTCCAGAAACCCTCTCTCCTGTCTCCTCTATGGATTCAAGCCTCTCTCCCTCGTACCAGCAGCTGCCCCAGTCCACTCCTAAGGCAGTTAAGACCGGATATTCCCAGAACCTTACATCTTTGCCCTGCTCCCTCTCTAAAGGGGGGCGGAAGGCGGGTCGAGCCAGGACAACCCGGATTCGAAGCAAGCAGAGGGAGAGCGCCAGTGAGAAGGAGAAGCTAAGGATGAGGGATCTGACCAAGGCCCTGCATCACCTCAGGTCCTACCTCCCCCCTTCGGTGGCTCCGGCCGGGCAGACTCTGACCAAGATCGAGACCCTGCGCCTCACCATCCGTTACATCTCCTACCTGTCGGCCCAGCTCGGCCTCAGCGAGGAGGTGCTGTTTCAGAGGAGGGAACAAGGAGACATGTCTGCCAGCGGCGCCTCCTCACCTGACATCCTCAGCTACTTCCAGCACAGCTCTATCGGAAGCCAAGAGGCCCAGCTGCAGAACCAGAGCCTGAACCAGGGTCTGTACACAGCCCAGTGCCACAGCCAGCCTGCCTCAATGCACTCTGGGAACTGTGGTTTTGGAATGACCCTGGATCAGTACAGCAGACAGTACAGCGAAGCTCCACAGGGAGACATCAGCATGGACACTGTGCTGCAGTCGCCTTCATCATCACAGCCATCCTGTCAG ATGTGTGGCAAAGACTTCTGCCACCCTTTGGTTCCCAGAGAGTATTGGGGTTAA
- the LOC115436822 gene encoding mesoderm posterior protein 2-like, with product MDMSYCSPLQLQEDSSSFLFDCESLLDKSYDPLASDPGYVSACSSLSPTSSVDSFCFSPTSLTAVRYEADALDCFIFSSPAVAPQTLPCSISSPAASTAKKSRSRYPGKKRQTASEREKLRMRDLTKALHHLRMYLPTSVAPAGQTLTKIETLRLTIRYISYLSAQLGLTEEMLEQRRSSGFVEQPQSISQMLGQSSCSYNVQESADGTTSPAEPACPDQLASLQHSYQVSSGFGLTSEQYWMPQQQLQNVVFPGQS from the exons ATGGACATGTCCTACTGCTCTCCTCTCCAGCTCCAGGAGGACAGCAGCTCTTTCCTGTTTGACTGTGAGTCTCTTCTGGATAAATCTTATGATCCTCTGGCCTCAGACCCGGGTTACGTCAGCGCCTGCAGCAGCCTGTCTCCCACCTCCTCTGTGGATTCTTTCTGCTTCTCCCCAACCTCACTGACCGCTGTCAGATATGAAGCAGATGCTTTGGACTGTTTCATCTTCAGCAGCCCAGCAGTGGCACCTCAAACTCTACCCTGCTCCATATCATCCCCAGCTGCCTCCACCGCCAAGAAGTCCAGGTCCAGGTACCCCGGTAAGAAGCGCCAAACAGCCAGCGAGAGGGAGAAGCTGAGGATGAGGGATCTGACCAAGGCTCTTCATCACCTCAGGATGTACCTTCCTACCTCAGTGGCACCGGCCGGACAGACCCTTACCAAGATTGAGACCCTGCGCCTCACCATCCGTTACATTTCCTACCTGTCAGCTCAGCTGGGCCTCACTGAGGAGATGCTGGAACAGAGAAGATCTTCAGGTTTTGTGGAGCAACCTCAGAGCATCAGCCAGATGCTGGGTCAGTCATCATGCAGCTACAATGTACAGGAATCAGCCGATGGCACCACAAGCCCAGCAGAGCCAGCCTGCCCAGACCAGCTGGCCTCTCTGCAGCATTCATATCAA GTTTCCAGTGGCTTTGGCTTGACCAGTGAACAGTACTGGATGCCACAGCAGCAACTCCAGAATGTGGTCTTCCCTGGACAGTCTTGA